Within the Bacillus pumilus genome, the region TAAATAGGCAAGGACAAACATGAAAGTACTGACTATTAGAACTGTCACATACATGTTTGCTGAAAACGTATTGAACAAGAACCCATACATCATTTGACCAAGTGGGGCAGCACATTGAGAAACCATTGTCAGATTGGCCATCACTTTTCCTAATTGATTATTTGGCGTTTTCTTTTGAACGTGTGAAATCACAACGATTGAGATCATTGTAAGCAGCATAGCAATCGGAAGACATCCTGCTAGAAAGAGAAAATAAGCTGGATAAGTGCCAAATTGAAGAGCTGTGTTTGATGTTGAGAATGCGACAGGTAGCAAGATGATCGCGATGACGATCAGCCAGCGATATAAAGTAGGGATACGCCAATGCTTTGCTACAAGTCCAACTAGCAGAGCCCCTGCGATGACCGCAAACTCAATTAAGCCCATGCCTACTCCATACATGATGTCACTGCTTTTCATTGTGACCCTTAAAATGATCGGACCACCTACGATAAAAAATGGTGTGAGGATGAAATTTAACATTGCAGCAAGCAACATGGCTCTTTTTAAAAATGACTGACTGCCAATATAGGAAAATCCTTGTTTCATATCTTTTACGAGCACTTTGCCCATAGGTTCCGTTAAGGGGCTAGGTGAGAAGGATATGTTTAACCGTAAAAGCATGCATGCTGATAGAAAGAACACGATGGCACTGGCACCTATGATGGATTGACTTCCAACCAGTCCGTACAGTACCCCACCGATAATAGGAGCGAGGACACCTGAAAGTGCCTGCACGCCATTGACGATCCCGTTTGCTTGTTCTAATTGTTCCTGTTTTACTAACTGTGGAATGCTGGACATCACAGCGGGAGCATAGAACGTACTCATCATACCAAGAAGCACCATGACCGCTCCGATCATAATGAGTGAATCATTGCCTGAGAATAACCAAAAATAAAAAGCCACAATCATGATGCCAGTGAGAACATCAAATAAAATCATCAAGTTCCTTCTGTTAAACCGGTCAGCGATTGCGCCTGCTAAGGGAGAAAGAAGGAGTGGTATATTGGATAAAGCGAATAGTAAGGCATATAAGTCAACACGCTGAGTCATATCTAGCACGTGTAAAGATAGAACAAACCGAATTAAAGAAGACCCAAAAACGGAAATAATCTGTCCGAGCACGAGGTAAATAAAGTGGGATGAGCCTCTTTTAGATAATAAAGACATGGGTATCACTCTCCTTTTAGACCGACCGTCAGTCTATAATGTATGCAGGATTGGTATTGAAGTGACCAATCACTGATTATGTTCATCAAGTTCTCCAGTTAAACGCTTCAGAAGAAAGGAGAAACTCCCTTTTTCTGCATGTAATGAGGATTCGAGGATATCGATAAAAGCTAGTGCGCGCTGCATACTCTCTTCGGCTGTCCATTGAAAAAGGCCCTCATCAAATATGACTTGTGCAGAAGCAAGAAGGAATTCCACCGTTTCTTGAGGGTACTTTGTATTAAATGTTCCATCTTCCACACCTTGCTGAATGACATCAGCTAAAACGGGTGAGAGTTCTTTAATCGCTTTGATTAAGCTTTTTTGGTGCATCTCTGCATTAGAAGGCTGGTGAAATTGTTCAATCATGCCCTGTTTATTGCTTCCTTGCTTTGGCGATTGAGCCATGATGATGCGAAATAGTTTGTCGACCACTGGAAGGTCTGGATCAGCTGCAATACGTTTTGCCACGATGATATCTGCTTTGATGATCCTGTCAATAATGGCATCCATCACTTCTTCTTTGGATGAAAAGTAATAATAAAAAGTGCCTTTTGCAATGCCAACAGCTTTCAGAATATCGATAATCGTTGTTTGCTGATAGCCTTTGGTAGAAAAAAGCTCTTCGGCTGCGTTTAAGATGTCATTTTTACGTTCTTCAGGATGTTTAACGGTTCTCATAAAGCCATCCTTTCTTTTGACTAGACTGTCGGTCGGTCCTTTGATTTGATTAAACACTTTTCAAAGTACCTTTGTCAATGACTTATTTTTAAACACTTTGCATTTATTGTGCAATGACACTATGATACATTGAAATGAAAACACCTTCAGGAGAGATGCCTCATGCAATTTTTAACCACTGAATTGGCACAAGAAATGGTTGAACGTACGATGCGTATTTTAGATAAAAATATCAATGTAATGAATGCGGATGGTGTCATCATTGGTTCTGGTGAACGAAACAGGATTGGTCAGAAACATGATGGTGCACGACTTGTGCTAACAAGCGGGAACAGTATGGAAATTGACTACAAGACGTCCTTGCAATTAGAAGGAGTTAGACCAGGAATCAATTTGCCCATTTGCTTTCGTGAACAAGTAGTTGGTGTGATTGGCATTACAGGTGAGCCGGAGAATATTCGGCATCATGCTGAGCTGGTAAAAATGGCAGCTGAGCTAGTGTTAGAGCAGTCTTTTCTGCTTGAACGAGTGCAGTGGCGGCAGCGAATAGAGAGTGAAATTGTCAATCAGTTAATTTCTGATTCGGACGTTGGTGATTATCAGCTAAAGAACCGAGCTGCATGGCTAGGAATGGATTTAGAAAAGCGTCGAATGGCCATCATTTTTCAGCCAGTTCCCTCCTCAGAAGACGCTGTGCATAAAATGATGCATGCGATTCAATACGATAAGAATGCAGATGATTTGCTTGGCATGACTTTTCGTCATGAATTGGTTCTTTTAAGGGAGCCGATCTCTGATCATCGTTTAAAGCATGTGGTTGTGCAGTTGCAAAGAACAATGGAAAATGCAGTAGGGGGCCAGGTGCTTGTGGGGATAGGGACTGTCGCCGCTGACATAAGCCGGCTGTCATTGTCCTTTGAGCACGCAAGAGATTCCTTGCGATTGGGGAAGGCTCTTGATCCGGAGGAAAGTATTTATTTTTTTGAATCTTATCAGTTGGAAAGACTATTCATCACTGCAGGAGTTGTTGAAGAAAACGGTAGTTGGACTGACTTTTACAAGCCATTAACGCAAGAAGTGGAGCTTGCCCACACATTAAGCATTTACATTGAAGAGGGCGGTGATTTACAAAGAATTGTTGATCGATTATATATTCACCGGAATACATTGAGATATCGTTTAGATAAGATACAAGCTTTGACCGGAAAAGATCCCCGTCATGTAAAACAGTTGATGGAGCTTTATATGGCGCAGTTGATGAATCAATTATCTTGATTGTGCATTTGCACAATGAGATGAAGTGATAAATGAAAAAAGTTCATCTAGATTCACAACCCGATTCCATATAGTAAACGCTTACAATGAAAGAAAGACATTTTGGGGGGATCGAGGATGAATGGAGATGTGACTGTAAGTACACTGGGAGCCATTATGGCACTGGTTATTGCGATTGTTCTTATTTTAAGAAAAGTATCACCTGCGTATGGCATGCTGGCAGGTGCATTTATAGGCGGTTTAATTGGCGGCGTAGATATTGCTCAGACCGTGAATGTCATGATGGAAGGTGCTAAGGGCATGATTCCGGCTGTCCTTAGAATTATGGCGGCAGGGGTGCTGGCTGGCGTTTTAATTGAGTCGGGTGCAGCTTTATCTATCGCTGAGGCGATCGTGAAAAAGCTTGGAGAGGCGAGGGCGTTATTAGCACTGGCGCTGGCAACCATGATTTTAACGACAGTGGGCGTTTTTGTAGATGTAGCCGTTATCACGGTAGCACCTATTGCACTTGCGATTGCCAAACGGGCAAAGCTCTCAAAAACGGGAATTCTACTTGCTATGATTGGAGGCGGGAAAGCAGGGAATATCATGTCCCCCAATCCGAACGCCATTGCCGCTTCTGATGCGTTTGGTGTACCGCTTACTTCATTGATGGCAGCAGGTATCATTCCGGCTATATTCGGCTTAGCTGTCACATACGTTTTGTCCAAAAAGCTTGCTAAGAAAGGATCGCCTGTACTTGAAGAAGAAGTTAATCAAAGCCAGTTTCAAGTACCTGCCTTTTTACCAGCGGTGGTCGGTCCACTTGTCACCATTTTATTGTTGGCTTTAAGACCGCTTTTTCAAATGAATATAGACCCAATGATCGCCTTACCGATCGGAGGCATTGTAGGCGCTCTTTTCATGAAAAAAGGGAAATTTATTAATGATTATGCGATGTCCGGGTTGAACAAAATGTCGGGTGTAGCGATTATGTTATTAGGGACAGGCACATTAGCAGGCATTGTATCGAATTCTTCCTTAAAAGATGTGTTTATTCAAGCACTTGATGCATCGGGATTACCTCCGTATTTGCTTGCACCAGCTTCAGGGATCTTTATGTCAGCCGCCACTGCTTCGACAACAGCAGGAACAGCAGTAGCGAGTGGCGTATTCAGCGGTACATTACTTGGTCTCGGCGTATCGGCTCTTTCAGGGGCAGCGATGATTCATGCTGGTTCAACTGTGCTTGATCATATGCCGCACGGAAGCTTTTTCCACGCAACAGCAGGAAGTGTTCAAATGGATATCAAAGAGCGCCTGAAGCTCATGCCATTTGAATCGTTAATTGGTTTGACATTAACCGTCGTATCAACCATTATATTCGGCGTTTTCAAGTTGTTTGGCTGATGACATTTGATAAGAAACGAGGGGCATTAGGATGAAAATTGTGATTGCACCAGATTCATTTAAAGAAAGTTTATCTGCATATGAGACAGCATGTGCCATTGAGCGAGGATTTCAAGCGATGTTGCCAGACGCTGAATATATCAAACTTCCCATGGCAGATGGAGGAGAGGGAACTGTTCAATCGCTAGTTGATGCGACGGGTGGGCACATAATCAATCATGTGGTCACAGGCCCGCTTGGTGACCCCGTCGATGCCTTTTTTGGCATGTTAGGAGACGATGAGACGGCTGTTATAGAGATGGCCGCAGCCTCTGGGTTACACCTTGTTCCACAAGAAAAACGCAATCCATTACTCACGACATCGAAGGGAACTGGGGAATTAATGCTTGCGGCGCTAGATCAAGGAGCAAAGCATGTCATCATTGGGCTTGGCGGAAGTGCAACAAATGATGGAGGCGTTGGGATGATGCAAGGATTAGGTGCAGCTTTTCTCGATCAAGCAGGACAGGAGTTGTCGCCAGGTGGTGGAGCCCTTCATCAATTAGCTTCTATTGATCTAACTGGACTTGACCCTAGACTGCAGTCCGTTCGGCTGGAGGCAGCCTGTGACGTGGATAATCCTTTAACAGGTAAGAGAGGAGCGTCTGCTGTATTTGGTCCTCAAAAAGGTGCTGATGAAGAAATGGTTCAAGTGCTAGACATGAATTTAACTCATTTTGCCCAAATAGCAGAAAAGCAGTTTAATGTATCTTTTGAATATGCAGAAGGGGCAGGAGCGGCAGGAGGACTTGGTGCGAGTTTATTAGGCTTTTTACACGCTGATTTGCAGCGAGGAATTGATATTGTGCTCAAGGCAGTTCAGTTTGATGATGTCATCAAGGGGGCAGACCTAGTGATTACTGGGGAAGGCCGAATTGACCAGCAAACCATTTATGGAAAAACCCCAATTGGTGTAGCCAAAGCAGCAAAGCAGTATCACCTGCCTGTGATCGGCATCGCGGGCTCTCTCTCAAAAGATAGTGCAGTCGTACATGAGCATGGCATTGATGCCCTTTTTAGTATCGTTCCAGGTGTAACTTCTCTTTTTGAGGCGATGAGAGATGGGGCTATTCATGTAGAGAGAACCGCTCGAAATATTGCGGCTACTATATCAATTGGAAGAAATAAGTAAGCGGTGAAAAATGTTTCCTTTTCTATCACATTCTTTCTATCGAAATGTGGTAAAATTGTATGAAATGAAATAGAAAGTTGGAGGAAACACAAATGTCTAATCTACCAAATTGTCCTTCATGCAGCTCAACGTATACTTATGAGGATGGCAGTCTGCTAGTTTGTCCTGAATGTGCGCATGAATGGTCACTTGAACAAGAACAAGCGGCAGAGGAGCAGCTTGTGGTCAAAGATGCGAATGGAAATCTGTTAAGTGATGGGGATACAGTCTCTGTCATTAAAGATTTAAAAGTAAAAGGTTCTTCTTCCGTTTTAAAAATAGGGACGAAGGTCAAAGGCATTCGGTTAGTTGAAGGCGATCATAACATTGATTGTAAAATTCCTAGCTTTGGTGCAATGAAGTTAAAATCAGAGTTTGTGAAAAAGGTATAATAACGAAAGGGGGCTGCAGTAAGAGGCCTCTTTTTCATTTCTTTATTTATAGGTGAAAGGAATAATCTTAAACAGAATTCCATACATATATACCTGTTGAAAAAGGTTCATTTTTTAAAAAATCAAGCCTCTTTTCACATAAAAAATGGCTGTTTTCTTAACCCTACCTTAAAAAAGGCAGATGATTCGCTAAATTTTGGTTCATCCCCTTCACAACTTTTGGGCATTGCTGTACCATATGGAAGTGTTCTTCTATTTTTAACGAATCATGGTGTTATCAGGAAATAGATGATAGATGATACTTAGACAAAGAAGGAGAGGTAACGTGACGAACGTTTTAGAACTGCATAATGTATCTAGGCATATTCACGGGAAAAAGATCGTTCAAGACTTGAGCTTTTCTGTCCAAGCGGGCGAAGTCTTTGGCTTCTTAGGACCAAACGGCGCAGGGAAAACGACAACCATTCGTATGATGGTCGGTCTTTCTCCAATTACATCTGGTGACATTCTGATTAATGGGCATAGTATTCAATCCTCATATCAGCATGCCATCCAAGACGTTGGTGCCATTATTGAAAACCCAGAAATGTATAATCATTTAACAGCTAGACAAAATCTTGTTCACTTTGCCAGAATGAATGGGAAAGTGGATGAAGGGCGAATTGATGAGCTGCTAAAACTAGTCAGCTTACAGCACGTGAAACATAAGCGTGTCCGAACGTTTTCATTAGGAATGAAGCAGCGTTTAGGTATTGCGCAAGCACTGATACATAGACCGAAACTGCTGATATTAGATGAGCCGACCAATGGACTTGATCCAGAGGGAATTCGCATGATACGAGATTACTTGAGAAGGCTTGCAAAGGAAGAAGGGCTAGCTGTTATTGTTTCAAGTCATCTCATGTCAGAAATGGAATTGATGTGTGACCGTTTTGCGATTATCCAAAAAGGCAAGCTGATTGCGATTGAGGATCAGCGTGCAGAGGCGAACCAGGACGAATTAGTCAATTATCGAATGAAGGTCGCTTCTGATGAACTGGAAGAAACGAAAAAACTCATTGGTATATTTGAGGAAGGCACGACTGTAAGAGAAGAGGAGCAGTATTTATTCTTCTCCTTGGCAGAAGAGAAAATGCCGGAATTGATTCGTCATTTGAGCGGCGCGTCCATTCATTTGTACGAAATCAAAATAGAAAAACAAACCTTAGAAGATAAGTTCTTAAGCTTAACAGGTAAAAAGGAGGCAGACGTATGATTCGCCTCATTCAAAACGAGTGGATGAAGATCAGTTATCGTATTGGAACTTGGATTATGGTTGGACTTCTTGTGTTAGGTATGATTGCTACACTGATCTTTGTAGTGAAAACAAATGACAAAGATCAAGCTTCAGGTGATTGGAAAACCCAACTAGAAATGATGAATAAGGAAAACAAGAAAGAACTCAAAGAGACAGAGAATGGTTTCTTTAAAAGAGAGCTTGAAAAAGAGATCGCTATTAATGATTATCGAATCAAGCATAACTTGCCGCCAGCTGATCAGTTTAGCCACAGTGTATGGGATTATGTGAAAACAAACGCTAATTTACTCCAGCTTGTAGGTGTGTTTGTGATCATTATTGCTTCCACTATTGTGTCGGCTGAATACAAGCATGGTACAATCAAATTATTATTGATTCGTCCACCATCAAGGCTAAAGATCCTAATATCTAAATATATTACAGTACAGCTGTATGCTCTTTTACTTGTTGTAGTTCTATTTATCTTGTCCATCATATTGGGTGCTATTTTCTTTGGACTTAGCACTGATTATGTGAATTTGGTGTATCACAATGGTGAAGTGATTGAACGTTCGCAGTTTGCAAATATGGTCTATTATTATCTTGCTCATTGCGCAATGTTTGTCGTTTTGGGAACCCTTTCGTTCGCCATTTCTACAGTATTTAGAAGTGAAGCTATCTCCATTGCCATTAGTGTGTTAGCTTATATTGTGGGTGGATCAGTTACAGGTATTTTAATGCTCTTCTTTGATTGGTCAAAATATTTGTTATTTGCAAACGATCCATCGCAATACTTTATGGAACAGGTTACTCTTATCGAAGGTATGTCTCTAGGATTCTCACTAATCGTCCTAGTCATCTATTGGGCTATTTTCTTAGCCATTGCCTTAATTGTCTTCCAGAAACGAGAAGTGAAAACAGGCAGTTAAATTTTAAAATTTTTAGGAGGTTTACACATGATTAGACGTAAAGGTGAAAAGATTATGGGGATTATCAGTATTGTCCTCAATGTCATTGGTGTTGGATTTGGAGCATTAATTCTCTCCTTAGGTCCATCATTTTATGATCAAATCAATGAAGTGTTACAAGAGGAAGGAGAAACATTGCCAATTGAAACGCTTGAGGCTTCGGTTAATTCATTTGGTACTCAGTACATGGTTGTTTCCATCATTGCGGCTGTACTATCAATTGTTGGTGTGATTCTCTTGAAAACAGACCGCCGTGCCGTGATTTCAGGTGTTCTTTTCTTGGTGTCTGCTGTGACTCTTTTGATTGGAACAGTTGGCCTTGCATTCGTTCCAATGGTTCTATTGTTTATCATTGGTTTGATGTCTCTTATTAGAAAGCCGAATACAGACATTCACACAAATGAATATCCTTCATAAATAAAAAAGACATGCGCCGCTGTGCGCATGTCTTTTTATATTTAAATAATGCCTATCAGTTTGGCAATGATCAGTAGAACAATACTGAATCCCCACATCCAGAAGAAAGAGTAGCGAATATGTTTCCCCATATCGACTCCTGCAAGACCTATTGCAAGCCAAACGGCTGGAGCGAGAGGGCTGACAAAGGTTCCTATGATGTTGCCGATCATCATGGCATACGCTGCGGAAGTGCCCGTCACGCCAACCTCAGATGTGATGGATTCGACAATTGGCAGAAGTGCATAATAATAAGCGTCTGTACTTGTCAGCATATCCAGTGGTACCCCAAACATCCCGACAATGATATGTAAAAATGGAAGCAGGAAAGCAGGTAGAATCTGAATGCTGTCCACAGCAATAGCTTTTAGCATTCCCGTTCCTTCGAGAATCCCTAGAAAAGAACCTGCGGAGAAAATAACAGCGGCCATCATGAGTGCACTAGGTGCATGTGCCTTGATTCTCTCCATTTGTACATCCACTTTCGGATAGTTAATTAATAGTGCGAGAGAAAGACCAATCATAAACATATAACTAGCCGGAATCACGTTAAGCACAAGAAGGACAACAACAGCTATAAACAGAATGAAATTCACCCAAATCAAGTGATAGCGTTTTAAAGCGGCATCACCTGTCTCGCTAATGGATTGGATAGCCCGGTCCCAATCTGCGCCTTCTAATTGAACAGCAGCAATTTCATTTGCAGCGATTTTGACCCGAATGCGTTTTTCTTCTCTTTTTCCTAAAATAAATGCCATTCCTAATACGAGAACGACCCCAATGAGCTGAATGGGAATGAGCGGCACCCAAAGTTCAGATGGGTCCATCTTAAGGACACTCGCTGCCCGTCCTGTGGGGCCAGCCCATGGCACCATATTCGTTAAGCCAGCACTTGTCCCGATCAATAACAGCAATAAGTACGGACTCATATGTAATTTTTTATAAAGTGGAAGTAGTGCAGGTACAGTTAATAAAAATGTAGTCGCTCCTGCTCCGTCTAAATGAGCGATGACTCCTATTAGAGCTGTCCCCATCGCAACTGTGACAACATTTCCCTTAGTCAGTTTAATCAGCGTTTTTATTACAGGTTCAAAGAACCCTGTATCTTGTAAAATGCCAAAAAATAAAATGGCGAAGATGAACATGGTCGCCACTGGCAGTACTTTGATAATCCCTTCTTCAAAGAATGATTGAATGTCATGAATCCCAAATCCTGCGATGAATGCCCCGATTAAAGGCACCATGACCATGGCAACAATTGGACTTGCTTTCCCCCAAATCAGCAATACAACAATCGTTAAAATAATCAACAATCCAACAAACGTTAACATAAGTCCCTCCCCCTACAATAAACCGTTTACATTTTCTTGCTCTTTTTATCACAATGCAGTCCCATATCTGCATTGAAAAAAAGGGTATCAAAAATATGAGTATTAGGCAACCGCTTTCATACCTATAAAATGGTGAAAAAGGATGATGAAACCAGTATTGGCGCAGGATGAAACATGTCAAAAAATTTAGATAAAATATAAATATTCTAATTTAAATATAAAATACATAATTATATATGGGTATTTAGACTTGATAAAATGAAAGAAGCGTCTCCAATGTGCAGACGCCTCGTTCATTCTATTTTTTCATAATCATGTACTCGTAAGGATCAAGCTGGAGCTCTTGAGGCACATATTGCCCTGTCAGCATATTTTGATAGCTCTCTTCTGAATCTAGTGAAAGGAGCTGCTGTTTTTCCGTAAAATTCATCATAAACACATAGTCCTGTGACCCATCTGTTCGTTTTTGGACACTGACTCCCTCTGGAATCTCCGCTGATAGGACGGGCTGTATATCCATTCCTACGATGAGATCCTCGTAAAACTCATCATAAAAAATTTGCTCATTTTCGGAAGCCATATAGTATGCCTTTCCATCTCCAAAAGAATGAACAGTCAGAGCTGGCTGTCCTTCGTAGCATCCATTCTCAAAATGCCCTAACACAGAGGCCGTTTCAGGATGTATGGATTCGCAATATTGCCCGACATGGTAGGTGCGTCCATTTCCTGTGGTCATTAATACATGTTCATCTGGCATCAATGTGTTGATTTCTTCCGCCCAAATGCCAAGTACATGGCGGAGAGGACCCGGGAAACCGCCGAGGAAACAGAGGTCATTTTCGTCGACCATACCGCTCCAATAGGTTGCGATAAAAATACCGCCCGTTTTAACAAAGGCTTCGATTTTTTCTGCAACGCCTGGTTTGATCATGTAAAGCATTGGACCAATGAGCACACGATAGGACGAGAAATCCTTTTCCATGCCGACAATGTCAACAGGGATGCCTTTTTTCCAAAAGCTTCGATAGTGAGTTTGACAAGCCTCTACGTAGCGTTTGTTTGTATTATTTAAGCCTTGTGCATCATCAATGGCCCAGTGGTTTTCCCAATCGTATATGATGGCGACTTCTGGTTGAACGGAAGTCCCTGCGATGGGCTGCAAATGCTCCAGTTGTTTCCCTAGATCAGCGACCTCTTGAAACACGCGCGTATGTTCATGTCCAGAATGATCAACTACCGCACCATGGAATTTCTCAGATGCACCACGCCCTTGGCGCCACTGGAAGTAAAGCACGGAGTCTGATCCGTGAGCAATCGCCTGTATAGCAGAAAGATGTGCCATGCCTTTGTGTTTGACCTTATTCACTTCATGCCAGTTCACAAGGCTCGGTGTACTCTCCATCACGAGAAATGGCTGACCGTCCTTTAATGAACGATATAAGTCGTGAACGAAGGCAACGTTTGACGCCAATTCAGCCGTTGTTTCCCTGCCGCTATGCCATGCTGGGTAGCTATCCCATGAAATCACGTCGACTTCTTTGGCAAATTGATGATAATCCAGTCCAAGAAATGGTCGCATATGCGGGTAGTCGCCCATAAAGTTGGTGGTCACTGGGATGTGAGGCGTCAATTCCCGCAGCGGTTCAATTTCATTTTGATAAAAATTGATCGTTTGCGCTGTGACAAAGCGTTTCCAGTCTAGATTCATCCCGTGTATCATGTGCTCTCCGTGCGGTGCAGGTGACTCAATTTGTGACCAATCACTATACGTGTGGCTCCAAAACCCCGTCCACCATGCCTGGTTTAAAGCTTCAAGGTCATGATTGTACTTGTCTTTCAAATACCCTCGAAATGCTTCTTGGCAGAGGTCGCAATGACATTCGCCGCCGTATTCATTCGAAATGTGCCACATGATCAGTGCTGGGTGATCCTTGTAGCGTTCAGCGAGCAAACGATTGAGTGTATTCGTTTTTTCTCGATAAACCGGTGAGGTAAAGCAATGATTATGGCGAAGTCCATGTAAATTACGCTGACGGTTCGCTTCGACGCGCAATACCTCAGGATATGTTTGTGACAGCCAAGCAGGTCTCGCCCCGCTTGGCGTTGCAAGAATGGCATGTGTCCCCTGTGCTGCCAAGCGGTCCATGATGTCATCCAGCCATGCAAAATCATACTGACCTTCTT harbors:
- a CDS encoding beta-galactosidase: MGKRYPLVHPNVKGFLHGGDYNPDQWLHMPEIIDEDFRLMKLAHCQTFSINIFGWSKLEPEEGQYDFAWLDDIMDRLAAQGTHAILATPSGARPAWLSQTYPEVLRVEANRQRNLHGLRHNHCFTSPVYREKTNTLNRLLAERYKDHPALIMWHISNEYGGECHCDLCQEAFRGYLKDKYNHDLEALNQAWWTGFWSHTYSDWSQIESPAPHGEHMIHGMNLDWKRFVTAQTINFYQNEIEPLRELTPHIPVTTNFMGDYPHMRPFLGLDYHQFAKEVDVISWDSYPAWHSGRETTAELASNVAFVHDLYRSLKDGQPFLVMESTPSLVNWHEVNKVKHKGMAHLSAIQAIAHGSDSVLYFQWRQGRGASEKFHGAVVDHSGHEHTRVFQEVADLGKQLEHLQPIAGTSVQPEVAIIYDWENHWAIDDAQGLNNTNKRYVEACQTHYRSFWKKGIPVDIVGMEKDFSSYRVLIGPMLYMIKPGVAEKIEAFVKTGGIFIATYWSGMVDENDLCFLGGFPGPLRHVLGIWAEEINTLMPDEHVLMTTGNGRTYHVGQYCESIHPETASVLGHFENGCYEGQPALTVHSFGDGKAYYMASENEQIFYDEFYEDLIVGMDIQPVLSAEIPEGVSVQKRTDGSQDYVFMMNFTEKQQLLSLDSEESYQNMLTGQYVPQELQLDPYEYMIMKK